From Cricetulus griseus strain 17A/GY chromosome 1 unlocalized genomic scaffold, alternate assembly CriGri-PICRH-1.0 chr1_0, whole genome shotgun sequence, a single genomic window includes:
- the Rbms2 gene encoding RNA-binding motif, single-stranded-interacting protein 2 isoform X2: MLLSVTSRPGISTFGYNKNNKKPYVSLSQQMAPPSPRNSTPNSSSGSNGHDQLSKTNLYIRGLQPGTTDQDLVKLCQPYGKIVSTKAILDKTTNKCKGYGFVDFDSPSAAQKAVTALKASGVQAQMAKQQEQDPTNLYISNLPLSMDEQELEGMLKPFGQVISTRILRDSSGTSRGVGFARMESTEKCEAIITHFNGKYIKTPPGVTAPSDPLLCKFADGGPKKRQNQGKFVQNGRAWPRNGDMGGMALTYDPTTALPNGFYPTPYNIAHSRVLAQAALSPYLPSPVSSYQRLTQPSLQVPSPSWMQHQSYLMQPSGSVLTPGMDHPLSLQPASMMGPLTQQLGHLSLNSLGTFMPTAAAIQGAYIPQYPPGPSSNVSVEESSGQQNQVAVETPSDHGVYPFQFSK, from the exons CCATATGTGTCACTGTCCCAGCAGATGGCACCACCAAGTCCAAGGAACAGTACCCCTAATAGTAGCAGTGGCAGCAATGGGCACGACCAGCTGAGCAAAACCAACCTGTATATTCGGGGACTGCAGCCAGGCACTACCGACCAGGACCTTGTCAAGCTCTGTCAGCC ATATGGCAAGATTGTCTCCACCAAGGCCATCCTGGACAAGACCACAAACAAGTGCAAAG GCTACGGCTTCGTGGACTTCGACAGCCCTTCGGCAGCACAGAAGGCTGTAACTGCACTGAAAGCCAGTGGTGTGCAGGCCCAAATGGCAAAG CAACAGGAGCAAGACCCTACAAATTTATACATCTCAAACCTCCCACTGTCCATGGATGAGCAAGAGCTGGAGGGGATGCTGAAGCCTTTTGGTCAGGTTATCTCCACCCGGATCCTTCGAGACTCTAGTGGGACCAGCAGAGGGGTCGGCTTTGCAAG GATGGAGTCCACAGAGAAGTGTGAAGCCATCATCACCCACTTTAATGGAAAGTATATTAAGACGCCCCCTGGAGTAACAG CACCATCTGACCCCTTGCTTTGTAAATTTGCTGATGGCGGGCCAAAGAAACGACAGAACCAAGGAAAATTTGTGCAAAACGGACGGGCCTGGCCCAGGAATGGAGACATG GGTGGTATGGCCCTAACCTATGACCCCACCACAGCTCTTCCAAATGG GTTCTACCCAACCCCTTACAACATCGCCCACAGCAGGGTGCTTGCTCAGGCTGCTCTCTCCCCATATCTCCCGTCTCCTGTGTCTTCCTATCAG AGATTGACTCAGCCGTCTCTACAAGTGCCTAGCCCATCCTGGATGCAACACCAGTCGTACCTCATGCAGCCTTCA GGCTCGGTTCTTACACCAGGGATGGACCATCCTctttctctccagcctgcctCCATGATGGGACCTCTTACTCAGCAACTGGGTCACCTGTCACTCAACAGCCTGGGCACG TTCATGCCAACAGCTGCTGCTATACAAGGAGCTTACATCCCCCAGTACCCTCCCGGGCCTTCTTCCAATGTTTCTGTTGAG GAGAGCAGTGGCCAGCAGAATCAAGTGGCAGTGGAGACACCCTCAGACCATGGGGTCTATCCTTTCCAGTTCAGCAAGTAG
- the Rbms2 gene encoding RNA-binding motif, single-stranded-interacting protein 2 isoform X4 — MLLSVTSRPGISTFGYNKNNKKPYVSLSQQMAPPSPRNSTPNSSSGSNGHDQLSKTNLYIRGLQPGTTDQDLVKLCQPYGKIVSTKAILDKTTNKCKGYGFVDFDSPSAAQKAVTALKASGVQAQMAKQQEQDPTNLYISNLPLSMDEQELEGMLKPFGQVISTRILRDSSGTSRGVGFARMESTEKCEAIITHFNGKYIKTPPGVTAPSDPLLCKFADGGPKKRQNQGKFVQNGRAWPRNGDMGGMALTYDPTTALPNGFYPTPYNIAHSRVLAQAALSPYLPSPVSSYQGSVLTPGMDHPLSLQPASMMGPLTQQLGHLSLNSLGTFMPTAAAIQGAYIPQYPPGPSSNVSVEESSGQQNQVAVETPSDHGVYPFQFSK; from the exons CCATATGTGTCACTGTCCCAGCAGATGGCACCACCAAGTCCAAGGAACAGTACCCCTAATAGTAGCAGTGGCAGCAATGGGCACGACCAGCTGAGCAAAACCAACCTGTATATTCGGGGACTGCAGCCAGGCACTACCGACCAGGACCTTGTCAAGCTCTGTCAGCC ATATGGCAAGATTGTCTCCACCAAGGCCATCCTGGACAAGACCACAAACAAGTGCAAAG GCTACGGCTTCGTGGACTTCGACAGCCCTTCGGCAGCACAGAAGGCTGTAACTGCACTGAAAGCCAGTGGTGTGCAGGCCCAAATGGCAAAG CAACAGGAGCAAGACCCTACAAATTTATACATCTCAAACCTCCCACTGTCCATGGATGAGCAAGAGCTGGAGGGGATGCTGAAGCCTTTTGGTCAGGTTATCTCCACCCGGATCCTTCGAGACTCTAGTGGGACCAGCAGAGGGGTCGGCTTTGCAAG GATGGAGTCCACAGAGAAGTGTGAAGCCATCATCACCCACTTTAATGGAAAGTATATTAAGACGCCCCCTGGAGTAACAG CACCATCTGACCCCTTGCTTTGTAAATTTGCTGATGGCGGGCCAAAGAAACGACAGAACCAAGGAAAATTTGTGCAAAACGGACGGGCCTGGCCCAGGAATGGAGACATG GGTGGTATGGCCCTAACCTATGACCCCACCACAGCTCTTCCAAATGG GTTCTACCCAACCCCTTACAACATCGCCCACAGCAGGGTGCTTGCTCAGGCTGCTCTCTCCCCATATCTCCCGTCTCCTGTGTCTTCCTATCAG GGCTCGGTTCTTACACCAGGGATGGACCATCCTctttctctccagcctgcctCCATGATGGGACCTCTTACTCAGCAACTGGGTCACCTGTCACTCAACAGCCTGGGCACG TTCATGCCAACAGCTGCTGCTATACAAGGAGCTTACATCCCCCAGTACCCTCCCGGGCCTTCTTCCAATGTTTCTGTTGAG GAGAGCAGTGGCCAGCAGAATCAAGTGGCAGTGGAGACACCCTCAGACCATGGGGTCTATCCTTTCCAGTTCAGCAAGTAG
- the Rbms2 gene encoding RNA-binding motif, single-stranded-interacting protein 2 isoform X1: protein MLLSVTSRPGISTFGYNKNNKKPYVSLSQQMAPPSPRNSTPNSSSGSNGHDQLSKTNLYIRGLQPGTTDQDLVKLCQPYGKIVSTKAILDKTTNKCKGYGFVDFDSPSAAQKAVTALKASGVQAQMAKQQEQDPTNLYISNLPLSMDEQELEGMLKPFGQVISTRILRDSSGTSRGVGFARMESTEKCEAIITHFNGKYIKTPPGVTAPSDPLLCKFADGGPKKRQNQGKFVQNGRAWPRNGDMGGMALTYDPTTALPNGFYPTPYNIAHSRVLAQAALSPYLPSPVSSYQRLTQPSLQVPSPSWMQHQSYLMQPSVSVQKWADKETTGCKEKPRALMTGYVGGSVLTPGMDHPLSLQPASMMGPLTQQLGHLSLNSLGTFMPTAAAIQGAYIPQYPPGPSSNVSVEESSGQQNQVAVETPSDHGVYPFQFSK, encoded by the exons CCATATGTGTCACTGTCCCAGCAGATGGCACCACCAAGTCCAAGGAACAGTACCCCTAATAGTAGCAGTGGCAGCAATGGGCACGACCAGCTGAGCAAAACCAACCTGTATATTCGGGGACTGCAGCCAGGCACTACCGACCAGGACCTTGTCAAGCTCTGTCAGCC ATATGGCAAGATTGTCTCCACCAAGGCCATCCTGGACAAGACCACAAACAAGTGCAAAG GCTACGGCTTCGTGGACTTCGACAGCCCTTCGGCAGCACAGAAGGCTGTAACTGCACTGAAAGCCAGTGGTGTGCAGGCCCAAATGGCAAAG CAACAGGAGCAAGACCCTACAAATTTATACATCTCAAACCTCCCACTGTCCATGGATGAGCAAGAGCTGGAGGGGATGCTGAAGCCTTTTGGTCAGGTTATCTCCACCCGGATCCTTCGAGACTCTAGTGGGACCAGCAGAGGGGTCGGCTTTGCAAG GATGGAGTCCACAGAGAAGTGTGAAGCCATCATCACCCACTTTAATGGAAAGTATATTAAGACGCCCCCTGGAGTAACAG CACCATCTGACCCCTTGCTTTGTAAATTTGCTGATGGCGGGCCAAAGAAACGACAGAACCAAGGAAAATTTGTGCAAAACGGACGGGCCTGGCCCAGGAATGGAGACATG GGTGGTATGGCCCTAACCTATGACCCCACCACAGCTCTTCCAAATGG GTTCTACCCAACCCCTTACAACATCGCCCACAGCAGGGTGCTTGCTCAGGCTGCTCTCTCCCCATATCTCCCGTCTCCTGTGTCTTCCTATCAG AGATTGACTCAGCCGTCTCTACAAGTGCCTAGCCCATCCTGGATGCAACACCAGTCGTACCTCATGCAGCCTTCAGTGAGTGTTCAGAAGTGGGCAGACAAAGAGACAACTGGATGTAAAGAAAAGCCAAGGGCTTTGATGACAGGATATGTGGGT GGCTCGGTTCTTACACCAGGGATGGACCATCCTctttctctccagcctgcctCCATGATGGGACCTCTTACTCAGCAACTGGGTCACCTGTCACTCAACAGCCTGGGCACG TTCATGCCAACAGCTGCTGCTATACAAGGAGCTTACATCCCCCAGTACCCTCCCGGGCCTTCTTCCAATGTTTCTGTTGAG GAGAGCAGTGGCCAGCAGAATCAAGTGGCAGTGGAGACACCCTCAGACCATGGGGTCTATCCTTTCCAGTTCAGCAAGTAG
- the Rbms2 gene encoding RNA-binding motif, single-stranded-interacting protein 2 isoform X3 produces MAPPSPRNSTPNSSSGSNGHDQLSKTNLYIRGLQPGTTDQDLVKLCQPYGKIVSTKAILDKTTNKCKGYGFVDFDSPSAAQKAVTALKASGVQAQMAKQQEQDPTNLYISNLPLSMDEQELEGMLKPFGQVISTRILRDSSGTSRGVGFARMESTEKCEAIITHFNGKYIKTPPGVTAPSDPLLCKFADGGPKKRQNQGKFVQNGRAWPRNGDMGGMALTYDPTTALPNGFYPTPYNIAHSRVLAQAALSPYLPSPVSSYQRLTQPSLQVPSPSWMQHQSYLMQPSVSVQKWADKETTGCKEKPRALMTGYVGGSVLTPGMDHPLSLQPASMMGPLTQQLGHLSLNSLGTFMPTAAAIQGAYIPQYPPGPSSNVSVEESSGQQNQVAVETPSDHGVYPFQFSK; encoded by the exons ATGGCACCACCAAGTCCAAGGAACAGTACCCCTAATAGTAGCAGTGGCAGCAATGGGCACGACCAGCTGAGCAAAACCAACCTGTATATTCGGGGACTGCAGCCAGGCACTACCGACCAGGACCTTGTCAAGCTCTGTCAGCC ATATGGCAAGATTGTCTCCACCAAGGCCATCCTGGACAAGACCACAAACAAGTGCAAAG GCTACGGCTTCGTGGACTTCGACAGCCCTTCGGCAGCACAGAAGGCTGTAACTGCACTGAAAGCCAGTGGTGTGCAGGCCCAAATGGCAAAG CAACAGGAGCAAGACCCTACAAATTTATACATCTCAAACCTCCCACTGTCCATGGATGAGCAAGAGCTGGAGGGGATGCTGAAGCCTTTTGGTCAGGTTATCTCCACCCGGATCCTTCGAGACTCTAGTGGGACCAGCAGAGGGGTCGGCTTTGCAAG GATGGAGTCCACAGAGAAGTGTGAAGCCATCATCACCCACTTTAATGGAAAGTATATTAAGACGCCCCCTGGAGTAACAG CACCATCTGACCCCTTGCTTTGTAAATTTGCTGATGGCGGGCCAAAGAAACGACAGAACCAAGGAAAATTTGTGCAAAACGGACGGGCCTGGCCCAGGAATGGAGACATG GGTGGTATGGCCCTAACCTATGACCCCACCACAGCTCTTCCAAATGG GTTCTACCCAACCCCTTACAACATCGCCCACAGCAGGGTGCTTGCTCAGGCTGCTCTCTCCCCATATCTCCCGTCTCCTGTGTCTTCCTATCAG AGATTGACTCAGCCGTCTCTACAAGTGCCTAGCCCATCCTGGATGCAACACCAGTCGTACCTCATGCAGCCTTCAGTGAGTGTTCAGAAGTGGGCAGACAAAGAGACAACTGGATGTAAAGAAAAGCCAAGGGCTTTGATGACAGGATATGTGGGT GGCTCGGTTCTTACACCAGGGATGGACCATCCTctttctctccagcctgcctCCATGATGGGACCTCTTACTCAGCAACTGGGTCACCTGTCACTCAACAGCCTGGGCACG TTCATGCCAACAGCTGCTGCTATACAAGGAGCTTACATCCCCCAGTACCCTCCCGGGCCTTCTTCCAATGTTTCTGTTGAG GAGAGCAGTGGCCAGCAGAATCAAGTGGCAGTGGAGACACCCTCAGACCATGGGGTCTATCCTTTCCAGTTCAGCAAGTAG